Below is a window of Scyliorhinus torazame isolate Kashiwa2021f chromosome 21, sScyTor2.1, whole genome shotgun sequence DNA.
AAATTACAATAAATACAGGCTGTATGAGCAAATGTAGTGAGGCACCTCGTATTGAAAGAAACAACCTTTATTGCACTTCATATGCCAAATGTGAACTgtttattcataaaatttgtaaATGTGCATTACATAAAGTATGTTTTGGATGAAAGTAAAGATAacgagtgggattctctgtcccaccgcaccCATTTTCCGGCGTGGTGCGCcaccgccggcagcaggatcctccatgggtggagctgggcggtggctctggtttttactttaCTTGTTGAGCTGGAaactgtttgtggctctgagttttactttcagtttagacagttggaagctgtattcagactacaaggattttggaatctctctctgcatgctaaaaaaggtgtctccagatcccTTGAGAACGTCAAAGTAATAACtgtgttctggaaggaattcaaacctacggttttgtggtaaaagggattgtctgGATATTGTTACTCgagtgaaacagtaaagggaagttattaagggttaaatatatAGAGTACTGGATCTgtgggggtatttatgtttgtagttgataaaatgtttactgtgtgtttataaaatattaactgaattcgtagaataaactttgtttttgattacaagtgcttaaggcctctgttgcataacacctgaagagtaggcccttgtgctcctaacCAAAATCgacaaacagttgtaggtcaggtgaactccatgatatactttggtgttctctaaaccctggcccatagcaggtACAGCAAGTTAGCTTGCGTTTCAAAGGCATTGCAAGGGTTAAAAAAAAGCCTTGTTACAATTATTCAGGGCATTGGCGAGGTTACATCTtacgtaatgtgtgcagttttggtctccagacCCAAGGACATACCTGAGAGAGCAAGCCACGAACGTTTattagattggttcctgggatgagagttGTCCTAAGATCAAGTATTCCCAGCCTATAATCCATGATGTTTGGAATAATGAGATGTAATTGAAATaataggggcttgacagggtaagcaCTGAGATATTTCTCCTGGTTGCAGAATCTATGACACATGACCAAAGTCTCAGAATAGACAGCTATTTAGGACtgcgatgaggagaagtttctcaaTCCCGGAGATCTGGATGCTCAGTTGTTGACAGAACTCAACAAACCTTTAAAGCACTAAGGCATATGGGGATtatgcaggaaggtggagttggagTTGAAGATTGATGGCAGAGCTGGTTCAAAAGATCTACTGTTCCCATCTCCTGTGTTCTTACAATAACTCCACACTGTATATTTTCTTAGTATTTTATTGATTGTGTACACACACATTTTGGTACTTGGACAGAAAATACAGCAATAATTCATGCCACAAAATTATATTACTGTATGTTACAATAAACCCCAAAATCATACATTTACCAAATATCAATCATATGCATAATTTAAAGCTTTCACTATCATTCCAAAGTTCACAAATTAGAATTTGACAATAGGTTTCAATATAAAGATTGTGGGACAAAGGAATTCAGTTTATTCATGTGTATGTACAACAATGGCCACTTTCTGTTTCAATCTTCTGTAATCGTAGTGTATCTCTCCCATAAGGCGATGTTTGATTTATTTTTCTAGAACAGCACCAACTTTTATATGTTGATATTTTAACATACAAATTTAACATACATGTGTAATATGGCAATCATGTACCGCCACCCTCAGttacatgatttttaaaaaaaaggattcaCAGAATTTGTATTTTTATTTTTGACAGAAATAATTAAGGCTAATTTCTGGATGAAAATATTATAGATTTTTTCCAAATTAGTCTGCTCTATGCGTAGTTTAATTTAAATTTTGAAGATTTTGTTGCATATTTTGCTGTAATTAGCACTTGCCTTTTGGCGATAAGAGAAACCCTATAGATATCACTCGATACTATTGTGATGTGCAGCTaaaagcttttaaaaaaataaataccaTGAAACTTACATCAAATGATAAATGTCAATTTCAGGGAATTAGGGACTTGTATTAAGAGCAAAATTAGACAGGATTATTAGATGATTCTATATTCCCTCCATCTGTTCCAATTTTCCAAATGTCATGATAGATGTAACGTTATGTAAGCAGCTTACGACAGAATCTATTAGTTTTCCCCTCCATCACCATTAAAATATAATAGGTGTTTATAATTATTAAAGAGTAAACAACGGGACTGGATTCTTCCGCCTGCCGCAAGGCGAGCCCCATACAATGGAGAACTTCATTGACCTTGGgggggattctccggtaaccgggcgaatgtggccagagaatcccacccaggatctttCTATTCCCTTCTGGGCAATGGAGAGTAGCAGATTTTGTGAAAGCATAGCAAATGTACACGTTACTAACATTGTGGGCTGCAGAGCGACATTAAATAGTGTGCTTGACTAGACAGCTGAATGCAGAGGCTTTAATGCAGATTTATCATATGGAGCACTTGTGGTTAACTGTTAGTTAAGAGAACTTCTGAAGGCATTAGTTTCCATTGTAAGGTCAGAGCCAACAAGTGTCAGTCCCCATTAATCAGAGGCCAGTATCTCTATCAGCCTTGATGGCTCCATGAGACTCAAGTCATCTTGTCGACCATCATTTTACCCCACCACAAAATACTCTTCAACTATTAATTATTTCTGGTGTTTAAATGTAGTGGGCAAATTCAGCACCAAATTTGTATGGAGCAAATTCTATCAAATCGTGTTTTGGGTTGGCAGGACACAGCAAGTggagttccacagagatcagttctggggcctcaactgtttacaatctatatcaatgatttggatgaagggaccaaatgtatagTTGCTAAATAGGATGGGCAgggaagtatgttgtgaagaggacataagcagtctgcaaagggatatagataagtgAAGCAAATgagcaaacatttggcagatggtgCATAATATGGCAAATGCGAacatgtccactttggcaggaagactagaaaagcagcatattctctaagtagagagagattgcagaactcttcaaggtacagagggatctgggtgtccgggtacaagaATCACAAAAAGAGACAGCAAGTGATTAGAACACAAACAAAATGCTGTGATTTATTGCAGCGGGAATGGAACATAAAAGTAGGGGTGTTTTGCTACAGTGGTCCAGGAGGTTGGGACACTGCGTTGTGTTGGTCCATTTaaataaaaaattcattcatgacatgtgggcatcactggctagacccgcatttattgcccatccccaatggcTCGAGAAGGCTGTCTTCTTAAAGTGCTGCAGTCCATTTAAGAACGAACACAACTAAATTAGTTCAGAGATGTTTCACTCAACTAATTCCTTGGATGAAGgcattatcttatgaggaaaggttggacctcTATCTATTGAAATTTACAAGAATAAGAGTTGGATTTATTGAAATATACAAGAACTTGAAGGGACTGGACAgtaaatactgagaggatgtttcccattgtgggagagATCAGAACCAGGGGACACCAGATTAAAAATAATGGGTCTCCCATTTAAGTCAGGTGGGGAGAAATCTCTTCTCCAAGGTTTGCAAGTCTGGGGAACTCTTTTCACCAGagatggtggtggaggcagggtcattgaatattttgatggcagaggtagatagattctggaCTAACAAAGTAGTCAAAGATTATAGGAGTTGGCTGGAAAGTGGggtttgaggccacaatcagatcagccatgatcttatcaaatgacagAACAGGATtgtggggccaaatggcctactcctgcccctaatttGTTTTTTTGTAAATATTAAATTAGATAAATACCCATTTAATGTGATTTTGGTGATACTGTTTGGAGAGAAAGAATTGTTCAAAATCCAGGGATTTTAATCAGATATCTAAACAGCTCAAGGCTCGATATTGCACCTCAACCAAAAGACAGCATTCCCTCGCTCAGTACATCAGTGAAGTGAAAGTTTAGATTATGTATCAAGTCCTATAGTGAGAAAAATATCAACTTAACAAATAACAGAGGTTCAAAAAGAGGTCACAGGATGACCTCAACAGATTTGAGCTCAGGAAGGGACAAACAAAATCCCAAGACCGAGATTGAGCTGGAGTACAGCAGAACATGACAATTTCCTTCTTGTACCACATGGGGTGGGAAAGGAAGGGCCTGACACCAGATTAAGGCTGCATTCATGCTTTGTGTTGTTGCAATGGAAAATAACTTTCATTTCCAGATGACAACACGTTTGTAAGCAGGGTTAACAAGAGAGGACTGTGCAAAACTAGAAGAATGTTAACAAATTTGCATAACGTCCATAAAATGGCAAATTCATTTAAAGTGCAAGTTGTTGCATTTTGGTACATGGAATAGAGAGACCACATATTCCTTGGAAAATAAGAATCTAAATGGGCCTAAGGCACAAAGAGATGTGTACAGAAACACAAACCAATAAAAGTAGTAATGCACATTAAAGCCATAATCAGTGCAAATTTTTTTTCAGTGTTCATTTTTAGATGAATTGAATTCAAAGGCagagttatgttaaacttgtatagaacctttgttttATTACACCAATAGTCTGGTTTCCATATTACAAAATATGTAATATTTAGCTAGAGAAAGTGTCAAAAAGATTTACATGgacaaactaaaaagtaggacctcaaaggtcccaggattgctaccagtgccacgagctagtcagagtaggaacgtcaggatagataggatgaatgcgtggctcaagagattgtgcaagatggagggattcaaatttctggggcactggaaccggttctgggggaggtgggaccagtacaaaccggacggtctgcacctgggcaagactggaaccgatgtcctggggggggggggggggggggggcggttgttagagctgttggggagggtttaaactaatgtggcagggggatgggaactgatgtaggaagttggaaggtagtaaaacagggacaaaaacaaaaggtagtaagggcgaaagtgtaaggcagagaagccatagtcagaaATCAAaatgggcgacagtacaaggtacagtgactgaggggagctcaatgaataggcccagtaatactgaaaggaattaaacgagaagtaaaaacattaatggtaagcgacgcggcaggttgttacatgaagatatgggttcaacgacaaggaaaattaggagaaaagttaagaggaaatataacttaggagaggttactgatcgaggtgttaagattcaaaacagaggtaaaaaacccaacctaagtgtactttacctgaatgctcctagtattcggaataaagtaaatgagttgatggcgcaaatcatcgtgaatgactatgatttagtggccattactgaaacatggttaaaggatggtcacaactgggagttaaatatccaagggtaacaaactattcggaaggacagagtggatggtaagggaggtggtgtagctctgttatttaaggatgacatccgggcaatagtaatggatgacatcggtgctatggaggataaggttgaatccatttgggtggaaatcaggaatagtaaggtgaaaaagtcactgataggagtcgcctataggccaccaaatagtaacattatggtggggcaggcaataaacaaagaaataacagatgtatgtagaaatggtatagcagttatcatgggggattttaatctacatgtcgattgtttATAGAATGGCGATTGGTTTAACcatgtcggtcaaggcagccttgaggaggagtttatagaatgtatccgcgatagtttcctagaacagtatgtaatggaacctatgagggaacaagcggtcctagatctggtcctgtgtaatgagacaggattgattcatgatctcagagttagggatcctctcggaaggagcgatcacaatatggtggaatttaaaatacagatggagggtgagaaggtaaaatcaaacactagtgttttgtgcttaaacaaaggagattacaatgggatgagagaagaactagctaaggtagactgggagcaaagactttatggtgaaacagttggggaatagtggagaaccttccaagcgatttttcacagtgctcagcaaaggttttcccaacaaaaaggacggtagaaagagggaaaaatcaaccgtggatatctaaggaaataagggagtgtatcaaattgaaggaaaaagcatacaaagtggcaaagattattgGGAGAATGGAGGACTGGGAAATCGTtagtgggcaacagaaagctaccaaaaaagctataaagaagagcaagatagattgtgagagtaaactggctcagaatataaaaacagatagtaaaagtttctacaaatatataaaacaaaagagtggctaaggtaaatattggtcctttagaggatgagaagggagatttaataatgggagatgaggaaatggctgaggaactgaacaagttttttcggtcggtcttcacagtggaagacacaaataacatgccagtgactgatagaaataaggctatgacaggtgaggaccttgagaggattgttatcactaaggagatagtgatgggcaagctaatggggataaaggtagaaaagtctcctggccctgatggaatgcatcccagagtgctaaaagagatggctagggaaattgcaaatgcactagtgataatttaccaaaattcgactctggggtggtcctggcggattagaaattagcaaacgtgacaccattgtttaaaaaaggaggtaggcagaaagcaggtaattataggccagtgagcttaactccggtagtagggaagatgctggaatctatcatcaaggaagaaatagcgaggcatctggatggaaattgtcccattgggcagacgcagcatgggttcataaagggcaggtcgtgcctaactaatttagtggaattttttgaggacattaccagtgcggtagataacagggagccaatggatgtggtatatctggatttccagaaagcctttgacaaggtgccacacaaaaggctgcagcataagataaagatgcatggcattaaggaaaaagtagtagcatggatagaggattggttaattaatagaaagcaaagagtggggatcaatgggtgtttctctggttggcaatcagtagctagtggtgtccctcagggatcagtgttggacccacaattgttcacaatttacaaagatgatttggagttggggaccaagggcaattgtccaagtttgcagacgacactaagatgagtggtaaagcaaaaagtgcagaggatactggaagtctgcagaaggatttggataggttaagtgaatgggctagggtctggcagatggaatacaatgttgacaaatgtgaagttatccattttggtaggaataacagcaaaagggattattatttaaatgataaaatattaaaacatgctgctgtgcagcgagacctgggtgtgctagtgcaggagttgcaaaaagttggtttacaggtgattaagaaagcgaatggaattttgtccttcattgctagagggatggagtttaagattagggaggttatgctgcaattgtataaggtgttaagtgaggccacacctggagtattgtgttcagttttggtctccttacttgagaaaggacttattggcactggagggtgtgcagaggagattcaccaggttaatcccagagctgaaggggttggattacgagaagaggttgagtagactgggactatattcgttgaaatttagaaggatgaggggggatcttatagaaacatataaaattatgaagggatgagataggatagatgcgggcaggttgtttccactggcgggtgaaagcagaactagggggcatagcctcaaaataaggggaagtagatttaggactgagtttaggaggaacttcttcacccaaagggttgtgaatctatggaattcattgcccagtgaagcagcagaggctccttcattaaatgtttttaagataaatatagatagttttttgaagaataaaaggattaagggttatggtgttcaggccggaaagtggagctgagtccacaaaagatcagccatgatctcattgaaaggcggagcaggctccaggggccagatggcctactcctgtaggAGTAGAGAGGATTTCAACATCTCTATAAGTTGTACGGTAGTCCAAAACGAAGGTACATTTATATACCGATGAAGTTTGAGCATTGAATTTTTGGAATCTTAAAAACAGACTTTGCTATTATCAATATTTCTTTTAAATCAGAAACATCCAAGTGCTGGCAGCCAGAGTCCATTTCTGACTTGGCTTTGCACGGAGTTGGTCAGCTTTGGAAAAGACAAATAAATTCTCATCAGAGAGCAATTGTTGTTTCAATGTTAAATGTCAACACAAATTTCAAATAAAGATTTCAAATTTGTTTTCTTTTGCTTAGATCTTTAACAAAACAAAAATCTAATTCGTTAACATGATCCAACTTACCAAATATAAAAAACAGAATTCCTTCTTTCCACTCATATAtggcaagaaaaaaataacttggAATTATGCACAGAAATGGACATAGTTCTTTCTGATCTTAAAACAGAGATGCTGTTTACAAAGCAATTTTCACATCAATATAACAAAACACATTTGCATTCCTAAATTCTAATTTGGGGGTGTACCCTACATGTTTCAGAATGAAACTTTTGACTTGCGAAATAAATACAGTAACTTAGGACATTGCAAAATTGCACATTAATGACCATACCTTTGTTGTAGCTTCTAGTATGGGTTCTGTGAGGCATAGAGCTTAGAATGTACCATGAACAGCATGTGTCCAAAATCAATTGACACTATTTTCAATGACCTCACAATGAAGTGATTGATTACTTACACTTCATGATTAAGattttaagggcggcacggtagcacagtggttagcactgttgcttcacagctccagggtcccaggttcgattcccagcttgggtcagtctgtgtggagtctgcaccttctcccagtgtctgcatgggtttcctccggtttctccggtttcctcccagtccaaagatgtgcaggttaggtggattggccatgttaaattgcctttagtgtccaaaaaggttaggtgaggttacagggatagggtggagatggggatttaagtagggtgctctttccaagggccgatgcagacttgatgggctgaatggtctccttctgcactgtaaattctatgacatgtaTGGTGCATATTGATTTAAATTGTATAGAATGGGATTTTGGAAAGTAAAACAGAATCAAATTTGTTCTTCCAGATGTATGGTTTATATTTTACATACCAGAGGAGGAGTACTGGCCACATGCTGTACATTAAACAGAATGATTTCTCAACAGAATATCCTGCTAGAAAAGGAGTGAGATAATGCAGTCAACATAAAATGGAATTCCTGATTTTATATCAGAACATTGCAATCACACTGAACATTACACCATAACTGAATATATTATATCTATATATAAATTGTAGATAAATCTCTATTTAATATTTGTAACCAAAACATTTTAGATAATTGCCTAATAGCATCCATTAAGTTATCGTTGGTTCTTGCTGATCCTCCAGAAATATCGGTGTCTGAAAGAAAACAACATTTCCCGCCCAAAACATACAGTAGTCTGTACAGGTCACACCCATTGCCCAGAAAGTACAAAACTATTATgcatgacagaaacacagacatatcATCAAGCACAATTGAGACACAAGCTACACAACTTGGGTGATGCTCCAATGCACAATGCCATGGAGAGGTAGCATTGTGCAATTCACCATATTACATTATCAAGCTTGAAACTTGAAACCATGTTCCAACCACCATGAACTGCTCTCACATTcctcaaaaaaaaaaatcttgcacAGGCCCAAAGGTAGAGGACCTGTCCACCTTCATTGGTCAAaactgatgtgtgtacaggaaaacAAATGAAAAAAGTCAAAAATTAAAAGTCAAAATAAAATTCAAAAGTTAAAAAATAAAGTCATCCAGACTTAAAAACGTGAGCTccgttccctctccacagatgctgttagacctgctgagattgtccagcattttgtttttgtttcaaattccagcatccacaataatttgcttttatctcattAAAACCAATTTGAGTTTGTACGGAGCGATGTGAagataagatcagccatgaatggcaggacaggctcgaggggcttatCGGTCTACTTCAGTCCCTACGAAAAGCATCTTTTAGCCAGGTTCCAAAACTGATGACCTGGCTTACTATAGCAGAAACTACTCTGGCTAGCTGCTGATTAGAAATTATGACAAGAATCATGTGAGAGATCCAGTAATCAGTTCTCACCTGAGTAATCAGAAAAGACAAAGGGAACAAAAAACCAACAACTCCCTACAGTGTTCCTTTTATAGAAAGCGGATTTAAACTCCTATCTGAAATAAAGCTTTGCCAATCAGTAGTGTGCACTTGTTGTGAATATCACATTTACTTCCTGTAACACTATTCATATAATATGCTGATAACACTATTGTTAGAAAACAGCACATTCTATGTTTTAACATGAGCTGTGCTACGAGCAACCAGTCATATTTTAAATATTAAAATCCTGTCTTAAAACTTTTAGTCACTTATAATTTTGATTTAAAACACAAGTGTAAATGACCTATGAGGAAAAATAATGATCCAGTCAATTAGACACACCTCAAACTTTCAGTTAAGGCTGTGATATTCAAAGGAGGAGCAGCATTGGTTTAATTTGCAATGGATCTGACCATTCAAATAAACCTTTCTTAGGACAAAATAGaacaatttgaataaaatatatacatCAGGAAACACTAAAAAGCATCTTTGATATTTTTTAATTGTCGAACCGCAGTGTCGACTGGAAGGTTGAAGTGCAGGTTGCTAAGACGACTGAGTATGTTCAGCGTACTCTCAAACCCAGTAGAAGCCATATAGCTCCATGGCTGGTAGTGACTCTGAATAAGCGTCCCTGACTTGCAAATCAGGTTCACCCAGGAAACCAAACGCCGCTCGTTCAATGCCATGCATATTAAGGCCTTAAATTCTGAATCTGCACTGCGCTTGTAACGGTCATGTTCGGTGAGCACAGCATGGACTGCGGAAAGTAAACTTTGTTTCGGAGTTACAATGCCACTTCCAGTCACTGGCAAGGCAAAGGATTGCGAGAGCTTGCGAGCAGGAGACTCTACAAAGGCTCTACCATTTCTGGTATTGTAGTACTTCACAAAAAGTTGCCAGGGGTGCATGGTTTGCGGAGAGGTTGTGAACGAGGGGAGGAGGCACGCAATTGGTGCTAAGACCAAGCTCATTCCTTGAGAGGAGGCATACAAGCCATGGCTCATCAGGTCTCGGAGAGCTACTGACAACTCTTTTCGCACAGCTGTAATAAGGTCATTCTTTCCAAGGCAAATGTCACGACTGCTGACCACATGTTCGTCAGCCTGTTGATGATTCAAAGCCAGCTGCTTTACTTTATCTACAGCACCCTCTAGTTTCAGTAGCAGTGGACTGTAGTCCTTGTCGGTTTCATTCGGCTGCCACAGTCCACGTGGGATCTGACCAGTAGCACATCCAAACTGACTAACAGCAAATATCTGCAAAATTGCTAGTGCTCTGCGCACAAGGTTTAACCCAGTTTCCCTCATCCTTCTGGTTGTTTCTTGATCCACTGTAAAACAACGGAAAtgtcatttaaaaaatatacattTCTAACAACAGAAAAAAATACTTGCACATTTATGTCTCTTGTTATATTAACTCAGAGTCTCAAGCTTAATTACTGCTGAAGGGCAATGACAATTACAATTTGTTCCAATACAAATATTCTGTAATCATACATGATGTATGGCTCTCAGGGATACCTTTAAGAATTTCCAGAGTTGTGCTTTGTGAAGGTGAAAATATTTACTGGAATTTATAATGAGAAGGCGGTTGTTTTTATCCATACAAACATTGGGGGAAAGGAGAAGGGAGGAAAGAAGAAAAATGTATATTGATGTAGAGTTAGGTAATAGTATCTTTGGCAATAATGTGCTGGCAAAAGATAGATCACTCAGTTGAATGGCACAGATTTTCTCTATTTACGAGAAAAGGCCAACAATTACCATTTTAGATAAGGTGCACTAATTACATTGTTGACTTTTTGGGGATGTCATGGAATGTTCTATTTAAAACCTGAAGACTCTGTGGACAACGACCATGAAAAGATAATTTATCTGGAGTGTGACAAGAGTCCCTCACACCCAGAAATAAAATGCATCAGAAAAATTACACCTCACCATGATGGCTTCCACTTGACGATTTTGCACTTGATGCTTTAGACCCATTCACTCCATGCACAGTGCATGTGCATCTTTCATTCTGTGGCTGTGGAGGGCTTCCAACCTCATCTGTGTAATGAAAACAAAGTGTAAAGGCCACATTACTTGGCAAAATTCTTAGAGAGCCACTTCAATAAATGTTTTAGTGCTATTAACATATTCCACTGTGTCAGAATGTGTACT
It encodes the following:
- the rundc1 gene encoding RUN domain-containing protein 1, with translation MDDMSLSDSERLAGERWAPVGAVASPEEMERAGPPEAGLGSGVVVMAEKMQRLESEQDLLNSSLLALTSHFAQVQFRLKQIVNAQSDEKERLLKELEDFAFKGCPQPFVTRALDGQHLDNASEREKLERLEAQRQKQRELIIQLKTQLDDLETFAYQEGSYESLPQSIVLERQRVIIDELIKKLDVNLNEDFSNLPPEELRQRVDAAIAQIVNPARVKEQLVEQLKTQICDLEMFINFLQDEVGSPPQPQNERCTCTVHGVNGSKASSAKSSSGSHHVDQETTRRMRETGLNLVRRALAILQIFAVSQFGCATGQIPRGLWQPNETDKDYSPLLLKLEGAVDKVKQLALNHQQADEHVVSSRDICLGKNDLITAVRKELSVALRDLMSHGLYASSQGMSLVLAPIACLLPSFTTSPQTMHPWQLFVKYYNTRNGRAFVESPARKLSQSFALPVTGSGIVTPKQSLLSAVHAVLTEHDRYKRSADSEFKALICMALNERRLVSWVNLICKSGTLIQSHYQPWSYMASTGFESTLNILSRLSNLHFNLPVDTAVRQLKNIKDAF